A region from the Lolium perenne isolate Kyuss_39 chromosome 4, Kyuss_2.0, whole genome shotgun sequence genome encodes:
- the LOC127349046 gene encoding uncharacterized protein, which yields MDPAHASSAEISLRSIVPSGVDATADSPMSVLLAGKPLVAKSTNATTAFYRIKATDDSPEMSIQVSLFVARPPLVSHVVVWPKGGYFTDEPFIHSTHGGLILLSMAMRTKTCPFPEYYIYQPGCGHGGADAPSLELVPQFLGSSLVDEPRVVGLLSHGDRGGYYVAVLSKLGKGEFELYLFCSKMATWTIKKPLFLLEDGRELLEDGDVDFMPNNKVITVGGGVLAFVDLTKGILIGDVLEDSPEFYYIPLPSEFCQPWTNYPSQTRDVSINVSLDGTIRIKFIELFCPITLGAWAATTWITAAAATSPWQRLYEWDEHCRLEARELILGDGVSTAELLPEGLEFNGELNFGFLFVDMPMLSLDEDNIVCFLAKHHYLGWQVWVIAVDMVTKKLLGVHHLQMGRFPILFYSTISSHLNMSDTASGVEGDLEQLKTHPQSNPSNEASAAAASTHAVVRRR from the exons ATGGATCCGGCTCATGCTTCTAGTGCGGAAATTTCGCTACGTTCGATTGTTCCGTCCGGCGTCGACGCCACCGCCGACTCCCCCATGAGCGTCCTCCTCGCTGGCAAGCCCTTGGTCGCGAAATCTACCAACGCCACCACCGCCTTCTACCGCATCAAGGCCACGGATGACTCTCCCGAGATGTCCATTCAGGTCAGCTTGTTCGTCGCCCGCCCACCTCTCGTCTCTCACGTCGTCGTCTGGCCCAAGGGCGGCTATTTCACCGATGAGCCCTTCATCCACTCCACTCACGGCGGGCTCATCCTCCTTAGCATGGCCATGCGCACAAAGACATGCCCGTTCCCCGAATACTACATCTACCAGCCCGgctgcggccacggcggcgccgaCGCTCCCTCGCTCGAACTGGTCCCACAATTCTTGGGCAGCAGCTTGGTCGACGAACCCCGTGTGGTCGGCCTCCTGTCACATGGCGACCGCGGAGGCTACTATGTCGCGGTCCTAAGCAAGCTGGGGAAAGGAGAGTTCGAGCTCTACCTCTTCTGCTCCAAGATGGCAACTTGGACCATCAAGAAGCCCCTCTTTTTACTGGAGGACGGACGAGAGTTATTGGAGGACGGAGACGTGGACTTTATGCCGAACAACAAGGTTATCACAGTTGGCGGCGGTGTCCTGGCATTCGTCGACTTGACCAAAGGCATCCTCATCGGCGATGTCCTCGAAGATAGCCCTGAGTtctactacatcccgctgccatctgaGTTCTGCCAACCGTGGACCAATTACCCCTCGCAAACTCGTGACGTTAGCATCAACGTGTCCCTTGACGGCACCATCCGCATCAAGTTCATTGAGCTATTTTGTCCTATCACCTTGGGGGCTTGGGCTGCTACCACGTGGATTACTGCCGCTGCAGCTACCAGTCCTTGGCAACGACTTTATGAGTGGGACGAGCACTGCAGGCTCGAGGCTAGAGAACTTATCTTGGGTGATGGTGTTAGCACTGCTGAGCTACTGCCTGAGGGTTTGGAGTTTAACGGTGAATTAAATTTTGGGTTTCTCTTCGTTGACATGCCAATGCTAAGCTTAGATGAAGACAACATTGTCTGCTTCTTGGCCAAGCACCATTACTTGGGTTGGCAAGTGTGGGTGATTGCTGTTGACATGGTGACTAAGAAGCTGCTAGGAGTCCATCATCTTCAGATGGGAAGATTTCCAATACTGTTCTACAGCACCATCTCCAGCCATCTCAATATGAGTGACACAGCTTCAG GTGTGGAGGGAGACCTGGAACAGCTAAAAACGCACCCACAGTCAAATCCTTCAAATGAAGCATCAGCAGCAGCAGCATCTACTCATGCTGTTGTCCGCCGTCGGTGA